A genomic stretch from Achromobacter spanius includes:
- the tssJ gene encoding type VI secretion system lipoprotein TssJ encodes MSKHIHLSRLFAVAACTLASTAITGCAAVSAIGAVAGLTGNAMEMAGLKKQENAPVEVKLTVHAGENLNAGSGQATAVVTKIYYLKNPEQFQRAPLTQLIDTAQEKTALGETVLGSRELTLTPGQRVETVEKVPKQAEYIAVAGLFYAPAPMRWKYVFKVDDVEDSGIVLGAHACALTVATGTPTLPAGIPTYDPSRLSGVQCPG; translated from the coding sequence ATGTCCAAACATATCCATTTATCACGTTTGTTCGCAGTGGCCGCCTGCACGCTCGCAAGCACCGCCATTACTGGATGTGCGGCCGTTTCGGCCATCGGCGCGGTGGCGGGTTTGACCGGGAATGCGATGGAGATGGCGGGCTTGAAAAAGCAGGAAAACGCGCCCGTGGAAGTGAAATTGACGGTGCACGCCGGAGAAAATTTGAACGCCGGCAGCGGACAAGCGACGGCGGTAGTTACAAAAATATACTACCTGAAGAATCCTGAGCAATTCCAACGTGCGCCGCTCACGCAATTGATAGACACTGCGCAAGAGAAAACCGCGCTGGGGGAAACGGTGCTGGGTTCGCGCGAGCTCACGCTCACGCCGGGACAGCGTGTCGAGACCGTGGAAAAAGTCCCCAAGCAGGCGGAATACATCGCGGTCGCGGGGCTGTTCTATGCGCCGGCGCCGATGCGTTGGAAGTACGTATTCAAAGTCGACGACGTTGAAGACAGTGGCATTGTCCTGGGCGCGCACGCCTGCGCGCTGACAGTCGCCACTGGCACACCCACGTTGCCGGCGGGCATACCAACCTACGACCCGTCTCGCCTTTCCGGCGTGCAGTGTCCCGGTTGA
- the tssB gene encoding type VI secretion system contractile sheath small subunit gives MAKKESVQKRLQKVRPPRVQLTYDVEKGDAIEQKELPFVVGVVGDFSAQSEAELPRLKDRKFVNIDVDNFDDVMRGLEPRAAYRVKNSLTEEGGTFGVDLKFRSIEDFRPEAVVQQVDPLRELLDIRTKLADLRNKLAGNDKLEDLLGEVLTSTEKLQQLTSETDKGGRNE, from the coding sequence ATGGCCAAGAAAGAAAGCGTTCAGAAACGACTGCAGAAAGTCCGCCCGCCGCGTGTTCAGTTGACCTACGACGTGGAGAAGGGCGACGCCATCGAACAGAAGGAGCTTCCGTTCGTGGTCGGCGTGGTGGGTGACTTCAGCGCGCAATCCGAAGCCGAACTGCCGCGTTTGAAAGACCGCAAGTTCGTCAACATCGACGTCGATAATTTTGACGACGTGATGCGCGGGCTGGAGCCGCGCGCGGCGTACCGCGTCAAGAACAGCCTGACCGAAGAAGGCGGCACGTTTGGTGTCGACCTGAAGTTCCGTTCCATCGAGGATTTTCGTCCGGAAGCCGTGGTGCAGCAGGTGGACCCGCTGCGCGAACTGCTGGACATCCGCACCAAGCTGGCCGACCTGCGCAACAAGCTTGCCGGCAACGACAAGCTTGAAGACCTGCTGGGCGAAGTGCTGACCAGCACGGAAAAACTGCAACAGTTGACCAGCGAGACCGACAAGGGAGGCCGCAATGAGTAA